The following nucleotide sequence is from Gasterosteus aculeatus chromosome 5, fGasAcu3.hap1.1, whole genome shotgun sequence.
ACGGTTCGTTAGAGGACATTTGTGTCCATCGTTATGGAATAAAGATGGTGGCTTCAGTCCGTGAGTTAGTCGCTGGCACGCCTGGTAGGCAGAGAGACCCCTAAAGACCCCAACACATCTGGATTCCCTGACAGAGCAGACCGATGCAGCCCGTTCATTGCTTGATAACAGCACCTTCAGTAGAAGTTTAAAGATGTGCTACTTGGAATCAGACATTATGGAATAGttcttcatttacatttttgaaatCAGGTGAAACTATTTCAAATAAACTAAAGCAAAAAGGTTGAAGATCACCtcataacaaacacatttattgtatCTTTAGTGGATGGAGGTGATGGTTTCATCACACAGCAGTCCTATTATCTAGGACCTTCTGACAGCCTCAGTAAGAACATCAACACATGGAGCAAAGGTCCACTGTCTCACACATGCTCTGACCTGCTCCAGGAGGTCCCAGGAGTACGGCAAACGCTTCCATCAGCAGAACCAGGCCGATGGCGCTGGAGAACTTCTCCGTCCCTACGATGGTCATGAGGACCTCGAACTGCAGCGCGCCCACCATGCCATAGGACATACCGAAGAAGATGCAGAAGACCACCAGACCGGTATAGTCCTTTGCCTGCAGGGAGAAGAACACAGGGTTCCTGAGCATGGTGGGCAGGAAAGCAACCCGCTGATTGTCATCTCCACTAGAGGACAGAATGTCCTCATGTCCCTGCGTGTGCTGCCGGGTACCTGTGACCCTACGAGGTCGGTGATCCCGTTGAAGAGCATAGCGAAGCTGAACAGGTAGACGGTCCTGGGCCGGACCCACTTCAAGCCCGCGATGAGTCCCGACGCAGGTCGAGCAAACATGTCAACAAATCCCAAGATGGTGAGCAGCAAGGCGGACTTTGTGTCCTCGTAGCCCAGGCCTTTAGCGTAGCTCACCACGAACACAGGGGGCACAAACAGGCCCAGCACCATGATGGACGCCGCCACGGTGTAGATGAGGAAACCTCGGTCCTTGAACACGCTGAAGTCCAACAGCTTCTTCTtgggcttctcctcctcggcaGCCTGGGCGGTGCCGTCCTCCAGCTTCTTTGGGGGCAGCAGGGGCCTCATGAGGGCCCCGCAGGCACAGCAGTTGAGCAGTATGCCTCCCAGAATGAGGAACCCGCCCCTCCAGCCGTACTTGTCCTGGAGAATCTGCCCCAGTGGGGAGAGGCAGCACAGAGCCACGGGGCTGCCCGCCGCTGCCAGGCCGTTGGCCAGAGGACGTCTCTCACTGAAGTAGCGATTCAACATTATGAGGGACGGCTGGAAGTTCAACGCCAGACCCAGACCTGAGGAGACACGTGGTATTGACACCGAGTCAAGgactgtgtgtgtccatgcagcATGTATCCCACCTTACAGCATGATTATGCTCAGGAGATGAGACCAGAGAACATCTAGTGGGCCTTCAAGCTCAAACGCATTTAGAAATGTAGTAGTACGAATTGATGGAGGCCTCTGATGTGTTGTGTACCTGTGATGACTCCAGTGCACAGGTAGATGTGAATGATGCTGGTGGCAAAGGAGGCCAGGATCATTCCCAGCGAGGCAAAGAGGCCTCCAACCATCATCACCGGTCGGCAGCCGAACCGGTTCACCAACACACTGCACAGGGGGCCTGCAGAACCACAGCCacagtgagcacacacacacacacacacacacacgcacactcacacgcacacgcacacagtgcaTCACATGGTGCTCTACCTGTGCCGTACAGCATGGCCAGCAGTATGGAGGAGATCCAGGCCGTGTCACTGTAGCCCACATCGAACTCTCGGATCAGCTCCTTGAAGAAGACGCTGACGGCCTTGGGGAAAGCGTAGGAGAAGCCGGTGATGACGAAGCCGCCGGCCAACACCGCCCAACCCCAGCCGCCGTCCGGTGCCTTCACCCCTGGAGGTCCATCGTCCACCACTGCTCCCCCCATGATGCTCTCTGGATGCTATGTCGAGGTCCGTGGCTCTGAACCCTGTGGTGAGATGGCAGACGGCAGGGGGGGCTTTCGGCTGCTGATGTTACACAACccacaaatcaaatgtatttgtacacacaGGCAGAATAAAGCATGAAGCACAGAAGATCAACAGACGACCATTTACACATTAAGTGGCCTCGAAGGCCTGCGTGAGCTCCTCTGTTAGTGCAGTGAAGGGTTTGAGAGGACAACATGTGAACAGCTCATCGAGACGGCCGTCCTGagcctcaccccccccaccgctcCGTCACCACCATCAAGTCCTTCACGCGCTGACCGGCTTTAAGTGGAACACTGCGCTGCACACGACACTTCAGCGTCATATTCATGATGCAAAAGGGTTGCTCACACTGgttcccccccccttctcccaaATGATGACATCGGACCACATCACCACTTCCTGTGACTGagctcacggggggggggcagtgggtgTTCCTGCCACACGTTTACATTTCCTCAAACCGCAGTCAGTTCGTGACCACCTGCACACCCTGATTGTACCTCACCGGTCACATGACCCctcagtgaacacacacacacacacacacacacacacacacacacacacacacacacacacacacacacacacacacacacacacacacacacacacacacacacacacacacacacacacacacagacaaactttCCTTTGTTAGTTTGTAAACACTGTGCTCCAGACATTCCTGCCTGCTTGACCTTTGTTCTGTAAAGCCGGGTTTTAGACCTTCACCCCCCAGCTCGGTGCCCCATGTTGAACGAACAGCACGGCCCTGTGGGGGATCCACCATGGAGTGATCTTCGGGAAAGTGCCCTCGAGGCGGCGTTCAGTCACCTGGTCCGTTTTTCACGTTTGCTGTCGTGTCCTTCAGACGACCTTATGGGATGCATCACCACGCTGCCATAACCCCCCCATTCAACAACACGCGTGACCTTCAGCAGCAAACACCACATCACATCTCTACATGGTCCATCTCACTTCAAGCGTCCGTTTTCTATAGAGAAGTGAACAACTGGCCGACTCTCTTTTTGACAAACGTCCTGCCAATCACGCCGTCTTTATCCGTGACATCTACAGGAAACTCCCTGGATCATCAGCGATAGGGTCAGCGGTTGTAGTTCTGAAGGTCCAGCGCAGTCGTTGGACTTCCTGGAGGCTTCAGGGACACGTTCTACAAGGCTGAATATTTTACTGTGCAGCTTCCTCAAACCCCCCCTTCATGACCCCAGTGTGAGCCACAGGCATTCTGTCAGGGCACCCACGCCCCCCACACTAAAATAAGACCCTTCCATTCcagcctgcacgcacacacgctggcATGCAGATGAAAGGCAAGTGGTCGTGcattgtgtgacacacacagaggtcacaATCTGACCCCTGCCTGACAACGCCGTCCCACACAGCTCTCCAAGGAGACTCCACTGAATCACCTGGTTAGAATGTTGTGACCCGTGAAGGACCTTTAAATGTAACGGCAGCGCTACCGGACCCTTTTGATCCATAAGCAGTCGAGTTGAGGGTAGTGAGAGGACACGTCCCCGTGGACACCAGCTGGGGACCAAACCGCCGGTCCTCTGCTCAATGACGCCAAATAGAAATAAACCTGCTTATAGGTAGGGGACAGCTGAGAGACCGGGACGCGGACGACGTATTCCGCGACTTTCTGCGCGACACCAGAACTCAGAACACCAGAACTCCCATCCGAGAAGTCATCGTGACGTCACGGGCTCCGCTATGCAGCCGAGCGCACGTAGGCAGTCCGGCGCCTCGCGCGGacccgggggagggggagggatgcgctcctccatcacctggaCCCGTCACGCCCCACCGGCCCCCGGGGCTCTGCTGCTTTATTTCACGTGTCGCTTTACAGTCACACAGCGGTCCACCGACCGGTCCTCCAATGAATACACCGCCAGCCCGGAGCAAACCCGAGCCCTGCTCcgccacctccacctgctgctcctcctccccggtGGGCTGTGAGGACCGAGGCGGGTGACCCCATCGGTCATAACGTACATCGTCCAGAGAATAAGGACCTCTCACACGTGCATCACGCTGCCATTTAATACCTCAATGTACCTGCGTGTTTAATCAGCAGCAGCTGCGCTGCCTGTTGCTCAGAGCGCCGCGCATTCCAACAGGTTGTAGCGGCTCGACGCGCACCAACACAGACAGCAAACATCCATCCAAAAGACAAAGTCCTCGCGCGGGGACCTACCTGCTGAGATGCTGTCTTCCTCCTTCACACGCGCGTCTACATAACCGCGGGGGCGCGCCCCTTGCCGGGTTTATCATACGGGTGCGCGCAGGAACCCTCGCGTAAGTCGCTGTAGCTGGGGAACATTTATACAGACGTACCGTTGCCATTGACGACATGTTCAACTCACAGGAAGGAGATCTGTTTACGTTACGAGTTAAAGAGTACGAAGACTTCTGAAACCAACCCGTGCTTAGTCTGCTCCCACACAGCTGCTCGGCAGTGCTAAGCTAACGCTCTTTAACGTATTTAACGTTAACTAACTTTAGCGTTACATTACAAGCACGAGCAACGAGATGTGAGGGAGGC
It contains:
- the slc16a3b gene encoding monocarboxylate transporter 4 gives rise to the protein MGGAVVDDGPPGVKAPDGGWGWAVLAGGFVITGFSYAFPKAVSVFFKELIREFDVGYSDTAWISSILLAMLYGTGPLCSVLVNRFGCRPVMMVGGLFASLGMILASFATSIIHIYLCTGVITGLGLALNFQPSLIMLNRYFSERRPLANGLAAAGSPVALCCLSPLGQILQDKYGWRGGFLILGGILLNCCACGALMRPLLPPKKLEDGTAQAAEEEKPKKKLLDFSVFKDRGFLIYTVAASIMVLGLFVPPVFVVSYAKGLGYEDTKSALLLTILGFVDMFARPASGLIAGLKWVRPRTVYLFSFAMLFNGITDLVGSQAKDYTGLVVFCIFFGMSYGMVGALQFEVLMTIVGTEKFSSAIGLVLLMEAFAVLLGPPGAGRLLDTTHQYMHVFLLAGCEVTVSAIVIALGNFLCLSGRKEDPEAKMEMAVTTTEMEGLNCVVEEDEEATMGKEMGEDCAQKAGEAE